A stretch of the Janthinobacterium sp. B9-8 genome encodes the following:
- a CDS encoding nucleotidyltransferase domain-containing protein yields the protein MKILSAHPIEASVRERIMDELSAIEARHDVKILFACESGSRGWGFASPDSDYDVRFIYVHSLDWYLNIEKQRDVIEVPISDELDICGWELRKALGLLGKSNPTLFEWLDSPVIYRQEGWLCDELQALKAEYFSAKKARWHYLSMAKKNFRGYLQGDTVRMKKYLYILRPLLAMLWIDSRANMPPMRFADLAEAMLADQSALADEVNQLLAIKMSAGEAEYGARFLRIHAFIEQLLAQEVAETNSPRPLAQLTSLDRLLYKSVLAEAA from the coding sequence ATGAAAATACTAAGCGCCCACCCGATAGAAGCCAGTGTTCGAGAGCGCATCATGGATGAATTGAGTGCTATCGAAGCAAGGCATGATGTAAAGATATTATTTGCTTGCGAATCGGGCAGCCGTGGCTGGGGATTTGCCTCGCCTGATAGCGATTACGATGTGCGGTTTATTTATGTGCATTCATTAGATTGGTATCTCAATATTGAAAAACAGCGCGATGTGATTGAAGTACCCATCAGCGATGAGCTGGATATCTGTGGATGGGAGCTGCGCAAAGCGCTGGGTTTACTGGGTAAATCGAATCCCACTTTATTTGAATGGCTGGATTCGCCGGTGATTTATCGGCAGGAAGGTTGGCTTTGCGATGAATTACAGGCTTTAAAGGCCGAGTATTTCTCAGCAAAAAAAGCACGTTGGCATTATCTGTCGATGGCAAAAAAAAATTTCAGGGGCTATTTGCAAGGAGATACGGTCAGAATGAAAAAGTATCTCTATATATTGCGCCCCTTGTTGGCCATGTTGTGGATAGATAGCCGAGCCAATATGCCACCCATGCGGTTTGCTGATCTGGCCGAAGCCATGCTTGCAGACCAGTCAGCACTGGCCGATGAAGTAAACCAGCTGCTGGCGATAAAAATGAGTGCAGGCGAGGCTGAATACGGCGCTCGTTTCCTGCGTATCCACGCTTTTATTGAGCAATTGCTGGCGCAGGAAGTGGCAGAAACAAACTCCCCAAGGCCGCTTGCTCAGCTGACAAGCCTGGATCGCTTGCTTTATAAATCGGTGCTTGCTGAAGCTGCTTAA
- the rtcA gene encoding RNA 3'-terminal phosphate cyclase, whose translation MIELDGAVGEGGGQILRSALTLSMMTGQSFKIKNIRAGRQKPGLLRQHLTAVEAAVAICGAQVEGAAVGSQSLRFIPGPVQGGDYRFAIGTAGSCTLVLQTILPALWFAKQGSTVSVSGGTHNKAAPPADFLIRVWQPLLAKMGVQQDIALKRYGFYPAGGGEITATVKPVSALTALHLSSRGALQQIKAEAIVAGVPGKVAQRELDQISQRIEGVAGDIRVLSNDQGPGNAVLIEVVHEHLSEIFTGFGEKGTSAEAVGNQAASLAKIYLESQGAVGEYLADQLLLSMALAGAGSFTCTKASSHLLTNIGVIERFLPVKIMHEQGERTVCVSVLPI comes from the coding sequence GTGATTGAGTTGGATGGGGCCGTTGGGGAAGGGGGCGGGCAGATTCTGCGGAGTGCGCTTACGCTTTCCATGATGACTGGCCAGAGCTTTAAGATAAAAAACATTCGCGCCGGTCGGCAAAAGCCGGGCCTGTTGCGCCAGCATTTAACGGCGGTAGAGGCGGCGGTGGCCATTTGTGGCGCACAGGTTGAAGGCGCGGCGGTGGGCTCGCAAAGCCTGCGCTTTATTCCCGGCCCGGTGCAAGGCGGGGATTATCGTTTTGCCATCGGCACGGCGGGCAGCTGTACTTTGGTATTGCAAACCATCTTGCCAGCGCTTTGGTTTGCAAAGCAGGGCAGCACGGTTTCGGTAAGCGGTGGCACGCATAATAAGGCGGCCCCGCCTGCCGATTTTCTGATCCGCGTTTGGCAGCCCTTGCTGGCAAAAATGGGCGTGCAGCAGGATATTGCCTTAAAACGCTATGGCTTTTACCCCGCAGGCGGCGGAGAAATCACGGCCACTGTAAAACCTGTTTCTGCGCTGACAGCACTGCACTTAAGCAGCAGAGGCGCTTTGCAGCAGATTAAGGCCGAGGCAATCGTGGCGGGCGTGCCTGGTAAAGTGGCCCAGCGGGAACTTGATCAGATCAGCCAACGGATTGAAGGTGTGGCTGGCGATATTCGTGTACTCAGCAACGATCAAGGCCCCGGTAATGCGGTTTTGATTGAAGTGGTGCATGAGCATCTTTCCGAGATTTTTACAGGCTTTGGCGAGAAGGGTACAAGTGCGGAAGCGGTGGGCAATCAGGCCGCCAGCCTGGCAAAAATCTATTTAGAAAGCCAGGGCGCAGTGGGGGAATACCTTGCTGATCAATTACTGCTGAGCATGGCGCTTGCAGGGGCAGGCAGCTTCACCTGCACCAAAGCATCCTCCCATTTGCTGACCAATATCGGAGTAATTGAGCGTTTTTTACCGGTAAAAATAATGCACGAGCAAGGCGAGCGGACTGTTTGCGTAAGTGTCTTGCCAATTTGA
- a CDS encoding RtcB family protein codes for MSNYSQINVENASPIKLWTKGVPLEDEAREQLINTARMPFIFEHLAVMPDVHLGKGSTIGSVIPTRGAIIPAAVGVDIGCGMMAARTTLMAGDLPDNLAGLRSAIEAAVPHGRTSTRSGRDKGSWDTPPSTVDAMWGELADGFKQITDKYPRLIKTNNRKHLGTLGTGNHFIEVCLDEENRVWFMLHSGSRGVGNAIGTHFIELAQADMRQHIANLPHRDLAYFEEGSQHFDDYVEAVGWAQDFARRNRAVMMQNVIAAARKEISKPFLADVEAVNCHHNYVQKETHFGAEVLVTRKGAVSAQKGQLGIIPGSMGAKSFIVRGLGNEEAFCSCSHGAGRIMSRTKAKKLFTVEDQINATAHVECRKDAEVIDEIPMAYKDIDAVMAAQSDLVEIVHTLRQVVCVKG; via the coding sequence ATGAGCAATTACAGCCAGATTAATGTGGAAAACGCTTCGCCAATCAAGCTCTGGACTAAGGGCGTGCCGCTGGAAGATGAGGCGCGCGAGCAGCTGATTAACACTGCCAGAATGCCGTTTATTTTTGAGCATCTGGCCGTGATGCCCGATGTGCATCTGGGTAAGGGATCGACCATCGGTAGCGTGATTCCTACCCGTGGGGCGATTATTCCTGCTGCGGTGGGGGTGGATATTGGTTGCGGAATGATGGCCGCCAGAACCACGCTGATGGCGGGGGATTTGCCCGATAATCTGGCCGGGTTGCGTAGCGCCATTGAGGCTGCTGTGCCGCATGGCCGTACTTCAACAAGAAGCGGCCGGGATAAAGGATCCTGGGATACGCCTCCTTCCACCGTGGATGCCATGTGGGGAGAGCTGGCCGATGGGTTTAAGCAAATTACCGATAAATATCCCCGCTTAATTAAAACCAATAATCGTAAGCATTTGGGAACACTGGGTACAGGAAACCACTTTATTGAGGTATGCCTTGATGAGGAAAACCGCGTGTGGTTTATGTTGCACTCCGGATCCCGTGGGGTAGGAAATGCGATTGGGACTCACTTTATCGAGCTGGCTCAGGCCGATATGCGCCAGCATATTGCCAACTTGCCGCACCGCGATCTGGCTTATTTTGAGGAAGGCAGCCAGCACTTTGATGATTATGTGGAAGCTGTGGGTTGGGCGCAGGATTTTGCCCGCCGTAACCGTGCGGTGATGATGCAAAACGTGATTGCGGCTGCGCGAAAAGAGATCAGCAAGCCCTTTCTGGCCGATGTAGAGGCGGTAAATTGCCACCATAACTATGTGCAAAAAGAAACGCATTTTGGTGCAGAGGTGCTGGTGACGCGTAAAGGGGCGGTTTCGGCGCAAAAAGGCCAGTTGGGGATTATTCCGGGATCGATGGGGGCCAAAAGCTTTATTGTTCGCGGCCTGGGAAATGAAGAGGCTTTTTGTTCCTGCAGCCACGGCGCCGGGCGAATTATGAGCAGAACCAAGGCCAAGAAGCTGTTTACGGTGGAAGACCAAATCAATGCCACTGCACATGTGGAATGCCGTAAAGATGCAGAGGTGATTGACGAGATTCCTATGGCTTACAAAGATATCGACGCGGTGATGGCCGCGCAGTCTGATCTGGTAGAAATTGTGCATACCCTGCGCCAGGTGGTTTGTGTGAAGGGATAA